One Micromonospora sp. WMMD1120 genomic region harbors:
- the nhaA gene encoding Na+/H+ antiporter NhaA, whose product MSGTPSRSPRFLFGRGSWPETRRIGDVLRTETVGGALLLGAAVLALVWANSPWASAYQKLGALQIGPHALHLDLTLAQWAADGLLAIFFFVAGLELKREFVAGDLRDPRRAIMPVAAALGGMIAPALIYTAINANTAGGALSGWAVPTATDIAFALAVLGVIATHLPAALRTFLLTLAVVDDLLAIVIIAVFYTSSLHLLPLLAALVPLAGFAVLVQRRVRSWWLLLPLAAATWALVHASGIHATVAGVLLGFMVPVLRRAEGPGPGLAEHFEHRWRPLSAGVAVPVFAFFAAGVSLAGAGGLGATVRDPVTIGIVAGLVLGKCVGVLGATWLMQRVTRASLGDEVSWWDVLGLSLLAGIGFTVSLLIGELAFGTGSEKDEHARIGILAGSLIAALLATVVLRARNRHYRRLCAVEEADADADGVPDIYQRQDSDVPR is encoded by the coding sequence GTGTCCGGTACCCCTTCTCGTTCGCCTCGTTTCCTGTTCGGCCGTGGTAGCTGGCCAGAGACCCGCCGGATCGGTGACGTGTTGCGCACCGAAACCGTTGGCGGGGCGCTGCTGCTGGGCGCGGCAGTGCTGGCCCTGGTCTGGGCGAACTCTCCGTGGGCGTCGGCCTATCAGAAGCTGGGCGCGTTGCAGATCGGGCCGCACGCGCTGCACCTGGACCTGACTCTCGCGCAGTGGGCTGCCGACGGCCTGCTGGCGATCTTCTTCTTCGTCGCCGGGCTGGAACTCAAGCGTGAGTTCGTCGCTGGCGACCTGCGCGACCCGCGTCGGGCGATCATGCCGGTCGCCGCGGCCCTGGGCGGCATGATCGCACCGGCACTGATCTACACGGCGATCAACGCGAACACGGCCGGCGGGGCGTTGTCCGGGTGGGCGGTGCCGACCGCCACCGACATCGCCTTCGCGCTCGCCGTGCTCGGGGTCATCGCCACCCACCTGCCCGCAGCGCTGCGCACGTTCCTGTTGACGCTCGCCGTTGTCGACGACCTTCTCGCCATCGTCATCATCGCGGTGTTCTACACCAGTAGCCTGCACCTGCTGCCGCTGCTGGCCGCCCTGGTGCCGCTCGCCGGGTTCGCGGTGCTGGTGCAACGCCGGGTGCGGTCGTGGTGGTTGCTGCTCCCGCTGGCCGCCGCCACCTGGGCGCTGGTGCACGCCTCGGGGATCCACGCCACCGTCGCCGGCGTGTTGCTCGGGTTCATGGTGCCGGTGCTGCGTCGCGCCGAAGGCCCCGGGCCCGGCCTGGCGGAGCATTTCGAACACCGGTGGCGGCCACTGTCAGCCGGAGTGGCGGTGCCGGTTTTCGCGTTCTTCGCCGCCGGGGTGTCGCTGGCCGGCGCCGGCGGGCTCGGCGCGACAGTGCGGGACCCGGTGACCATCGGCATCGTCGCCGGTCTGGTTCTCGGCAAGTGTGTCGGCGTGCTCGGTGCGACGTGGCTGATGCAGCGGGTCACCCGCGCTTCCCTCGGCGACGAGGTGAGCTGGTGGGACGTGCTCGGGCTGTCGCTACTGGCCGGCATCGGGTTCACCGTGTCGCTGCTGATCGGCGAACTCGCGTTCGGCACCGGCAGCGAGAAGGACGAGCACGCCCGCATCGGCATCCTGGCCGGATCGCTGATCGCCGCGCTGCTGGCCACCGTGGTGCTGCGCGCCC